A single genomic interval of Pontibacter deserti harbors:
- a CDS encoding DinB family protein, whose product MTGNDVLKNLSEYNIWANQTMLDVFSSLPSVPNNAARLMSHALNAQAIWITRITGTQSPVKVWQEHNLEQLKELHKNASYKIAELVANADEAEFNRLIDYTNSQGNKYSTRVLDILTHAFNHATYHRAQVATDLRKNGHTPPNTDYVTYVRELMGQVY is encoded by the coding sequence ATGACAGGAAACGACGTACTGAAGAACTTATCAGAATATAACATCTGGGCAAACCAGACCATGCTGGATGTTTTCAGCAGCTTGCCAAGCGTACCAAACAATGCAGCCCGCTTAATGAGCCACGCACTTAACGCACAGGCCATCTGGATAACACGTATTACCGGCACACAAAGCCCCGTAAAAGTATGGCAGGAGCACAACTTGGAGCAATTAAAGGAGCTGCACAAAAATGCCTCTTATAAAATTGCCGAACTGGTTGCCAACGCCGACGAAGCCGAGTTTAACCGCCTGATAGATTATACCAACAGCCAGGGTAACAAGTATAGCACCCGTGTTTTAGATATTTTAACACATGCCTTCAACCATGCCACCTACCACCGTGCCCAGGTTGCCACTGATCTGCGCAAAAACGGCCACACACCGCCAAACACCGATTATGTTACCTACGTGCGTGAGCTGATGGGCCAGGTATACTAA
- a CDS encoding DUF4382 domain-containing protein has product MKRKLIIPFLLGGLIFGFSSCDSESENEGSGTSQLQVRMTDAPGDYEEVNIEIESVQVHTEDTDSEEGWITLDEINPGIYNLLDFANGQDTLLASAELPAGNISQIRLILGDENTVKLKSGEVIDLKTPSGQTSGVKLDVNATLESDVTYVMLLDFDAARSVVAKGNGGYNLKPVIRVISQAVAGGIRGKVTPAEYKPGIYVISSANDTLGGFANEAGDFLIKGVPAGSYTVKFYTEGAAHDTTVTDVVVSQNAIKDLGTVQLPE; this is encoded by the coding sequence ATGAAAAGAAAACTGATTATCCCTTTCTTATTAGGTGGCCTTATTTTCGGCTTTAGCTCATGCGACAGCGAATCAGAGAATGAAGGCAGTGGCACATCGCAACTGCAGGTTCGTATGACGGATGCGCCTGGCGATTATGAAGAAGTAAACATCGAAATCGAATCTGTGCAGGTGCATACTGAAGACACTGACAGCGAAGAAGGCTGGATAACACTAGATGAAATCAACCCTGGTATCTATAACCTGCTTGACTTTGCAAATGGCCAAGATACTTTGCTTGCCAGCGCTGAACTGCCTGCAGGCAACATCTCCCAGATCAGACTTATACTTGGCGACGAGAACACAGTAAAGCTTAAGAGCGGTGAAGTAATCGACCTGAAAACACCAAGCGGACAGACATCAGGTGTGAAACTTGACGTGAATGCTACTTTAGAATCTGATGTAACTTATGTAATGCTGCTTGACTTTGATGCTGCCCGTTCGGTAGTAGCTAAAGGCAACGGCGGTTATAACCTGAAACCTGTAATTCGTGTGATTTCACAGGCTGTGGCTGGTGGTATCAGAGGTAAAGTAACTCCTGCTGAGTATAAGCCAGGTATTTATGTAATCTCTTCTGCTAACGATACACTAGGTGGCTTTGCCAACGAAGCTGGTGACTTCCTGATCAAAGGTGTGCCGGCTGGTTCTTACACTGTTAAGTTCTACACTGAAGGTGCTGCACATGATACAACAGTAACAGATGTAGTAGTATCACAGAACGCTATTAAAGACTTAGGCACAGTACAGCTGCCTGAATAA
- a CDS encoding AsmA family protein produces the protein MKKVVIGFFVFLAVLLAVAALVPVLFKDKIKQTLDKEIAKNINAKVLYQTDDVSLSLFRDFPDVSLGVENLAIVGIDSFATDTLAQVPAFRMGLDLMSVIAGDELEINSITMDQPKIRLIVLKSGKANWDIMIPDSIAETPADTAASDFKMGIKKWDVNNATLFYDDLSIPFGMAAYNVNHIGSGDFAKDVFDMKSQTTSDRFTMTYDGVNYIENGKLDADVTMAMDLNKALYTFKDNKIQLNELPFQFAGTILMPEEAIDFDLTFKATETDFRNVLSVVPGMYTEQFKDIKTEGKLSFDGYFKGRMIDTLMPGYGTELKIINGFFKYPDLPQAARNINVDMRIDNKDGNPNNMVVNVRQLHLDLGKNPVDAKVLIEGLEPMKVDGNIKANIDLTEMTKVYPIEGMALRGLLKVDADAKGVYSEKSMPVIDADMRLTNGYIKSKDFPAPIQNLNMVANILNKTGNTDDTRINVERFNMTLDGEPLSGRALIAGIDQPAFDFDIKGILDLTKLTKIFPQEGMTVSGRINANVAAKGKMSDVEAEKYNNISANGTMAISNLNFVSTDMPQGIKISKANAVFNNERIEIKNLNGQLGKSDIQANGSISNYLGYALADNQSLRGNFNLSSNNFNVNEWMVEETGEPVANAQEEGVVEVPANLDITLNVDAKQVLYDNLKLNNMQGRVLVKDKVAKLDKVTFNTLGATFATSGTYNTSDISKPLFDMALDVQNLNFRQAFNAFNTIKAIAPIAGLLDGTFNTKFNFAGEMAPDMTPVFKTMDGAGVIKVLKAAVRDVKIVQQISTLTHLEQLKNFVVENKMIDAQIIDGSLVIKPFDMKVGDVQMTVGGSNNVNGQIDYVTALNVPTGKVGKELNSRLAGMIGGTQLKAAERVTLNLKVGGTLADPRVSLAGGSVKEQASTLVKEAVQSKLNDAKLKLDQRKAQAEDSIRNELNRRKLEAEQKARLELEKKRKEAELNIKKQATDKISDFLKPKTKPAVKPAPTPADTTKAGAK, from the coding sequence ATGAAAAAAGTAGTAATTGGCTTCTTTGTCTTTCTGGCGGTACTGCTGGCAGTAGCAGCACTGGTACCTGTTCTGTTCAAAGATAAAATCAAACAGACCCTCGACAAAGAGATAGCAAAGAATATTAATGCAAAAGTGCTTTACCAGACCGATGATGTAAGCCTTTCGCTGTTCCGTGACTTCCCGGATGTGTCGCTGGGTGTAGAGAACCTGGCTATAGTTGGCATAGACTCTTTTGCTACCGATACATTGGCGCAGGTGCCTGCCTTTAGAATGGGCCTTGACCTGATGAGTGTAATTGCCGGCGACGAACTGGAGATAAACTCTATTACTATGGATCAGCCTAAGATCAGGCTAATAGTTTTAAAAAGCGGCAAAGCAAACTGGGATATTATGATACCAGACAGCATAGCTGAAACTCCTGCCGATACTGCTGCCAGCGATTTTAAAATGGGCATTAAAAAATGGGATGTAAACAACGCTACCCTTTTTTACGATGACCTGAGTATCCCTTTTGGTATGGCTGCCTATAATGTAAACCACATCGGCTCCGGCGACTTTGCCAAAGATGTGTTCGATATGAAGTCGCAGACCACATCGGACCGCTTTACCATGACCTATGATGGCGTAAACTATATAGAGAACGGAAAACTGGATGCCGATGTAACGATGGCTATGGACCTGAACAAGGCACTCTATACTTTCAAGGATAACAAAATTCAGCTGAACGAGCTGCCGTTCCAGTTTGCCGGAACTATACTTATGCCTGAAGAAGCTATAGACTTCGACCTGACCTTTAAAGCTACGGAGACTGATTTCAGAAATGTGCTGTCGGTAGTGCCGGGTATGTATACAGAGCAGTTCAAGGATATCAAAACGGAAGGCAAGCTAAGCTTCGACGGTTATTTTAAAGGTCGCATGATCGATACCCTGATGCCGGGCTATGGTACAGAACTGAAGATCATCAATGGTTTTTTCAAATACCCTGACCTGCCACAGGCTGCCCGAAACATTAACGTGGATATGCGCATCGATAACAAAGATGGCAACCCAAATAACATGGTAGTTAATGTGCGCCAACTGCATCTCGACTTAGGGAAGAACCCAGTAGATGCCAAAGTGTTGATTGAAGGTTTGGAGCCGATGAAGGTAGATGGCAATATAAAGGCAAATATAGACCTGACCGAAATGACCAAAGTATACCCGATAGAAGGTATGGCGCTACGTGGTTTATTAAAGGTTGATGCTGATGCCAAAGGAGTTTATTCTGAAAAGAGCATGCCTGTTATTGATGCCGATATGCGCCTGACCAACGGCTATATCAAGTCCAAGGATTTTCCTGCACCTATCCAGAACCTGAACATGGTAGCTAACATCCTGAATAAAACTGGTAATACCGACGATACCCGCATAAACGTGGAGCGCTTTAACATGACCTTAGACGGCGAGCCTCTTTCCGGCAGAGCACTTATTGCAGGTATAGATCAACCGGCCTTCGATTTCGATATTAAAGGTATACTTGATCTGACCAAACTGACCAAGATATTCCCGCAGGAAGGTATGACCGTATCGGGTAGAATAAATGCCAACGTGGCGGCTAAAGGCAAAATGAGCGATGTGGAAGCTGAGAAGTATAACAACATTTCGGCAAACGGAACTATGGCCATCAGCAACCTGAACTTTGTAAGCACTGATATGCCGCAAGGTATAAAGATCAGCAAAGCCAATGCCGTGTTCAATAACGAGCGCATTGAGATCAAGAACCTGAATGGCCAGTTAGGCAAGAGTGATATACAGGCAAACGGTAGCATCTCAAATTATCTAGGCTATGCTCTGGCTGATAACCAGAGCCTGCGCGGAAACTTTAACCTGAGCTCTAATAATTTTAACGTGAATGAGTGGATGGTAGAAGAAACCGGTGAACCAGTAGCAAATGCCCAGGAAGAAGGTGTAGTAGAAGTACCGGCAAACTTAGACATTACCTTAAATGTAGATGCTAAACAGGTGCTTTATGATAACCTGAAGCTAAACAACATGCAGGGCCGCGTGCTGGTGAAAGATAAGGTAGCAAAATTGGATAAGGTAACCTTTAACACCCTTGGCGCTACATTTGCCACCAGCGGTACTTACAATACATCGGATATTTCGAAGCCCCTGTTTGATATGGCGCTTGATGTACAGAACCTGAACTTCCGACAGGCTTTTAATGCCTTTAATACTATAAAAGCCATAGCGCCAATTGCTGGTCTGCTGGATGGTACCTTTAACACCAAGTTTAATTTTGCTGGTGAGATGGCACCTGACATGACACCTGTGTTTAAAACGATGGATGGTGCAGGTGTGATAAAAGTATTGAAAGCAGCTGTACGCGATGTGAAGATTGTTCAGCAGATAAGTACCCTGACGCACCTGGAGCAACTGAAAAACTTTGTAGTTGAGAACAAGATGATCGATGCGCAGATAATTGATGGTAGTCTGGTGATCAAACCATTTGACATGAAAGTAGGCGACGTGCAGATGACTGTAGGTGGTAGCAACAACGTGAACGGACAAATAGATTATGTAACTGCCCTGAATGTGCCAACCGGAAAAGTAGGTAAAGAACTGAACTCCCGTTTAGCTGGTATGATCGGCGGCACTCAGTTAAAAGCTGCTGAGCGTGTAACCCTGAACCTGAAAGTTGGTGGTACGCTGGCCGATCCTCGTGTGAGCTTAGCTGGTGGCAGCGTAAAAGAGCAGGCATCTACTCTTGTAAAAGAAGCAGTGCAGAGCAAACTGAACGATGCTAAACTTAAACTGGATCAGCGTAAGGCACAGGCAGAAGACAGCATCCGGAACGAGCTGAACAGAAGAAAACTGGAAGCTGAGCAGAAAGCGCGCCTGGAACTGGAAAAGAAACGTAAAGAAGCCGAGCTCAATATTAAGAAACAGGCTACCGATAAGATCTCCGATTTTCTGAAACCGAAAACAAAGCCAGCTGTTAAGCCTGCTCCTACTCCAGCTGATACTACGAAAGCTGGTGCAAAATAA
- a CDS encoding PorP/SprF family type IX secretion system membrane protein, translating to MFLKKWILYVIAFLWCFVATAQDVHYSQQYANRLYLNPAFAGLNHDWSVSISHRTQWPALNGAFLTNQVAADLLLPNTKSAISLLLLQDKAGIGGLQKLAASAGYAYHTPLTDRIALSAGLQATVASLSINFDNLVFGDQLSDNGQVAVTTAEANTFEPTQYISFATGALLYTNQLWLGLTAAHLNKPAYGFGEKTSLPMRFTVNTGYKFYVSSYQTNGGEAEFSITPTATFTHQKNFNWLSAGLYTNYTPVSLGLLYKGVPVTGDQNQEQALAVIAGLQLNQVKVGFSHDVGISDFSRQSGGATEISIVFERLGTDKVFRSRSRSKISRRIICPEI from the coding sequence ATGTTTTTAAAAAAATGGATCTTATATGTTATTGCCTTTCTGTGGTGCTTTGTAGCAACCGCACAGGATGTACACTACTCACAGCAGTACGCTAACCGTTTATACCTGAATCCTGCCTTTGCCGGCTTAAATCATGACTGGAGTGTAAGTATAAGCCACCGTACACAATGGCCTGCACTTAACGGGGCTTTCCTTACCAACCAGGTAGCTGCTGATTTATTGCTTCCAAATACAAAAAGTGCAATTAGTTTACTACTGCTTCAGGACAAGGCCGGTATCGGTGGATTACAAAAACTGGCTGCTTCTGCCGGGTACGCTTACCACACTCCCTTAACTGATCGTATAGCCTTATCCGCAGGTTTACAGGCCACAGTTGCTTCCTTAAGTATAAACTTTGATAATCTTGTTTTTGGCGACCAGTTAAGCGATAACGGGCAGGTGGCTGTAACTACAGCAGAAGCAAATACCTTTGAGCCAACACAATACATAAGCTTTGCTACAGGCGCACTGCTTTATACAAACCAGCTATGGCTGGGCCTCACGGCTGCACACTTAAATAAACCTGCTTATGGCTTCGGAGAAAAAACTTCGCTCCCGATGCGTTTTACGGTAAACACTGGCTACAAATTTTACGTTAGCAGCTACCAAACCAACGGAGGCGAGGCAGAGTTTAGCATAACCCCGACAGCTACTTTTACACATCAGAAAAATTTTAATTGGCTGAGTGCCGGTTTATACACTAATTATACTCCTGTTTCGTTAGGTTTATTATACAAAGGAGTACCGGTAACAGGCGATCAGAACCAGGAACAGGCACTTGCCGTAATAGCAGGGCTGCAACTAAATCAGGTAAAAGTCGGGTTCAGCCACGATGTAGGAATAAGCGATTTTAGCCGCCAAAGTGGTGGTGCTACCGAAATTTCTATTGTTTTTGAACGACTTGGTACTGATAAAGTGTTTCGAAGCCGCTCCCGGTCAAAAATAAGCCGACGCATTATTTGTCCGGAAATCTAA
- the gldJ gene encoding gliding motility lipoprotein GldJ: MKFAKYLSAVVMGGLLLTACNRGGQPTSTNPGDYSSATGIEYGEDEKAFAVEDYADIQGGPGLIFIEGGRTVLGSMEEDVAMTRDNIERTVTVASFYMDETEVANIHWLEYLHYIKQDSVPEVYQAALPDTTVWSRQLSFNDPYVTYYLRYPGFRFFPVVGVSWLQANNYAIWRTAKVNENLAKEATGGGGGKRGLFGRKKGAEEAPAEGEKPSIESGYVLPNYRLPTEAEWEYAAQAMIGTQYSEDENQNNRRLYPWDGHQIRNPYGKQMGKFMANFKRGRGDYAGIAGALNDGAMITDYIYSYPPNDFGLYNMAGNVNEWVQDVYRPLSFEDVEDLNPFRRDGYLDEKENYANTDVRDFHSLINDEVRVYKGGSWKDVAYWLSPGTRRFMTQDSSTATIGFRCAMINAGSNH, translated from the coding sequence ATGAAATTTGCTAAGTATTTATCGGCTGTGGTTATGGGAGGCTTGCTTCTCACTGCCTGCAATAGAGGAGGACAGCCTACCAGCACAAACCCGGGAGACTACAGCTCCGCCACAGGTATAGAGTATGGCGAAGACGAAAAGGCTTTTGCTGTGGAGGATTACGCTGATATTCAGGGCGGTCCGGGATTGATTTTTATTGAAGGTGGCCGTACTGTATTAGGTTCTATGGAAGAGGATGTTGCCATGACGCGCGATAATATTGAGCGTACGGTAACAGTTGCTTCTTTCTATATGGATGAAACTGAGGTCGCAAACATTCACTGGCTGGAGTATCTGCACTACATTAAGCAGGACTCAGTTCCGGAAGTATACCAGGCAGCTCTGCCAGATACTACTGTTTGGTCTCGTCAGCTTTCTTTCAACGATCCTTATGTAACGTACTACCTGCGTTATCCTGGTTTCCGTTTCTTCCCGGTGGTGGGTGTAAGCTGGTTACAGGCTAATAACTACGCTATCTGGCGTACAGCTAAGGTAAACGAAAACCTTGCTAAAGAAGCTACTGGCGGCGGTGGCGGCAAAAGAGGCCTTTTCGGAAGAAAGAAAGGTGCTGAAGAAGCTCCTGCCGAAGGCGAAAAACCATCTATCGAGTCTGGTTATGTGCTTCCGAACTATCGTCTCCCAACAGAGGCAGAGTGGGAATATGCAGCTCAGGCGATGATTGGTACACAGTACTCTGAAGACGAGAACCAGAACAACCGCAGACTTTACCCTTGGGATGGCCACCAAATACGTAACCCGTATGGCAAGCAGATGGGTAAGTTTATGGCTAACTTTAAGCGTGGCCGTGGTGACTATGCAGGTATCGCAGGTGCCCTGAACGACGGTGCGATGATCACAGACTATATTTACAGCTACCCGCCAAACGACTTCGGTTTATATAACATGGCCGGTAACGTAAACGAGTGGGTACAAGATGTGTATCGTCCGCTTTCTTTTGAAGATGTGGAAGACCTGAACCCATTCCGTAGAGATGGTTATCTGGATGAGAAAGAAAATTATGCTAACACTGATGTTAGAGATTTCCACTCGCTGATCAACGATGAGGTTCGCGTTTACAAAGGCGGTTCCTGGAAAGATGTTGCTTACTGGTTATCTCCTGGTACTCGTCGTTTCATGACGCAGGATTCATCAACAGCAACTATTGGTTTCCGTTGTGCCATGATCAACGCTGGCTCAAACCATTAA
- a CDS encoding DUF4265 domain-containing protein gives MKEETTEHVQIIFKSYSDLFEQEIEEPLWAFVLDKENRLYQIDSIPFYTSLIASNDIVFADIDPATKQLVYQKTVSYGGHSTVQVVMNDESIVMDDIRDIFSNMRCVSEVVNDDFFVLDIPDDVDYKQVKTELDRLEAEEKIEYAEPSLSDVHRKQTEG, from the coding sequence ATGAAAGAAGAAACAACCGAACACGTACAGATCATCTTTAAAAGCTACAGCGATTTATTTGAGCAGGAGATAGAAGAACCGCTTTGGGCGTTTGTGCTGGACAAAGAAAACCGCCTTTACCAGATCGACAGTATTCCGTTTTATACTTCGCTTATAGCCTCAAACGATATTGTGTTCGCAGATATAGACCCGGCAACCAAACAGCTGGTTTACCAGAAAACGGTAAGCTACGGAGGCCACTCTACTGTACAGGTTGTGATGAATGATGAAAGTATAGTTATGGACGATATCCGTGATATCTTCAGTAATATGCGTTGCGTGTCAGAAGTAGTAAATGACGACTTCTTTGTGCTGGACATTCCGGATGATGTAGACTATAAGCAGGTAAAAACCGAACTGGACAGACTGGAAGCGGAAGAGAAAATAGAATATGCTGAGCCGAGCTTATCTGATGTGCATCGTAAGCAAACAGAAGGTTAA
- a CDS encoding ComF family protein produces the protein MFQDLLSLFFPESCFSCNGALAHGERYICTECNIKLPYTDFHEHGTTEHNPLQRRFWGKVPVRFAFSYLYFNSKGSVQRLLHQLKYKGAKELGEHLGLRYGSILQEYQYHDQIDLIVPVPLHKQKQRKRGYNQSEWFAKGIGAAMGVPAKADVLKRTINTTTQTQKNRLSRWQNVEQVFEVTKPEQVKGRRVLIVDDVLTTGATLEACAITLLAAGATEVSIATIAAA, from the coding sequence ATGTTTCAGGACCTGCTGTCGTTATTTTTCCCGGAAAGTTGTTTCTCCTGCAACGGAGCTTTGGCGCATGGTGAGCGTTATATCTGCACTGAGTGTAATATAAAACTTCCTTACACTGATTTTCATGAACATGGGACTACAGAGCATAACCCCTTACAGCGCAGGTTCTGGGGTAAAGTGCCGGTCAGGTTTGCTTTCTCTTATTTATATTTTAACTCTAAAGGCAGTGTGCAGCGGTTATTACACCAGCTAAAGTATAAAGGTGCAAAGGAATTAGGAGAGCATTTAGGACTACGGTACGGCAGTATACTTCAGGAGTACCAATATCATGACCAAATAGACCTTATAGTTCCGGTGCCGCTGCATAAACAGAAACAGCGAAAGCGTGGATATAATCAGTCGGAGTGGTTTGCCAAAGGTATAGGAGCAGCTATGGGCGTGCCGGCAAAAGCAGATGTACTTAAACGAACAATAAACACTACCACGCAGACGCAAAAGAACCGCCTGAGCCGCTGGCAAAACGTGGAGCAGGTCTTTGAAGTAACTAAGCCGGAACAGGTAAAAGGCAGGCGTGTACTTATAGTTGATGATGTGCTGACAACAGGAGCCACACTGGAAGCCTGTGCCATTACGTTATTAGCAGCCGGCGCTACCGAAGTAAGTATAGCCACTATAGCCGCCGCCTGA
- a CDS encoding carboxymuconolactone decarboxylase family protein, whose protein sequence is MSQLEEFNEYRSRMNERIMSYDNKVIKRFFNLDTNTYAEGALDVKTKEMLGLVASMVLRCDDCIKYHLGKSFEEGVTDEEVFEVFSIANLVGGSIVIPHFRRAVEYWEELKAQKS, encoded by the coding sequence ATGAGCCAATTAGAAGAATTTAACGAATATCGCTCGCGTATGAACGAGCGCATCATGTCTTACGACAATAAAGTGATCAAACGCTTCTTTAATTTAGATACCAACACATACGCAGAAGGAGCCCTTGATGTAAAAACAAAAGAAATGCTGGGCCTGGTTGCCTCTATGGTTTTGCGCTGCGACGACTGCATTAAGTACCACTTAGGTAAAAGCTTTGAAGAAGGCGTAACCGACGAAGAAGTGTTTGAAGTATTTTCAATTGCTAACCTGGTAGGTGGTTCCATTGTGATCCCGCACTTCAGAAGGGCAGTAGAGTACTGGGAAGAATTGAAAGCGCAGAAGTCTTAA
- a CDS encoding exodeoxyribonuclease III, which translates to MKIITYNVNGIRAALSKGFQDWVKAANPDVLCLQEIKACEEKFDRAVFEDLGYNVYLHPAVKKGYSGVAILSKKKPNHVEVGCGISCYDNEGRVIRADYDNYSVMSVYMPSGSSGEERQGFKFQWMDDFFGYIGDLKQTLPGLVISGDYNICHQPIDIHNPKSNANSSGFLPEERNWLSKFIDSGFTDSFRHFNKEPHNYTWWSYRAGARNKNLGWRIDYNMTTNNLSDRLKRAAILTEAKHSDHCPVLLEIE; encoded by the coding sequence ATGAAAATAATTACTTACAACGTTAACGGCATTCGCGCTGCGCTTAGCAAAGGATTTCAGGATTGGGTAAAGGCAGCTAACCCGGATGTGTTGTGCCTGCAGGAGATAAAGGCCTGCGAAGAAAAATTTGACCGCGCTGTATTTGAAGACCTGGGTTATAACGTGTACCTGCATCCGGCTGTTAAAAAAGGCTATAGTGGTGTGGCTATACTTTCTAAAAAAAAGCCTAACCATGTAGAAGTGGGTTGTGGCATTTCGTGCTACGACAACGAAGGCCGTGTAATCCGTGCTGATTATGATAACTATTCAGTGATGAGTGTGTATATGCCTTCCGGCTCAAGCGGGGAGGAGCGCCAGGGATTCAAATTCCAGTGGATGGATGACTTTTTTGGTTACATCGGCGACCTTAAGCAAACGTTGCCTGGCCTTGTAATAAGCGGCGACTATAATATCTGTCATCAACCAATTGATATTCATAACCCAAAGTCAAATGCGAACAGCTCAGGTTTTTTGCCTGAAGAACGTAACTGGCTAAGTAAGTTTATCGATAGCGGCTTCACTGATTCGTTCAGGCACTTTAACAAAGAACCGCACAACTACACCTGGTGGAGCTATCGTGCTGGCGCTCGTAATAAAAATCTGGGCTGGCGTATAGACTATAACATGACAACCAACAACCTGAGCGATAGGCTAAAACGAGCAGCTATACTTACCGAAGCCAAACACTCTGACCATTGCCCCGTGCTACTGGAAATAGAGTAG